A region of Pseudomonas sp. Marseille-Q3773 DNA encodes the following proteins:
- the nosP gene encoding nitric oxide-sensing protein NosP — protein MQQAHNDGVVSAMSQATDARLAAQELAVKLLHPHLGFVLFFCSAEYDLQVLAEALEQGFGGIRLVGYTSAGEITPLGYGRNCITAVGFDHRHFSIATGLIDEMEHFSLIDAQQMVERLVGTCRSNTLAPIKGHSFALTLLDGLSSREEMVLAALSAALGDIPHFGGSAGDDNYLTRTHVYFGGAFHNGAAVVVLVNTWLDFEVFTTHHILPRQDKLVVTGADSALRRVYELNAEPAAEEYARHIGVPVAALDHQVFAAHPLAVRIHDQYYVRAIQQVHPDQSLSFYCAVENGIVLTAMTPGPLLPNLHQLFDGLQQRLGPLLLTIGCDCFLRRLELEGQHGLEPIGAFLREQRVIGFNTYGEQFNGMHINQTFTGVAIARNRPPVNR, from the coding sequence ATGCAGCAGGCTCACAACGACGGTGTGGTCAGTGCCATGTCCCAGGCAACCGACGCCCGGCTGGCAGCCCAGGAGCTGGCAGTGAAGCTGCTGCATCCGCACCTGGGCTTCGTGCTGTTCTTCTGTTCCGCCGAATACGACCTGCAGGTGCTGGCCGAGGCCCTGGAGCAAGGGTTTGGCGGCATCCGCCTGGTCGGTTACACCAGCGCCGGCGAAATCACCCCGCTGGGCTATGGCCGCAACTGCATCACGGCGGTCGGGTTCGACCATCGGCATTTCTCCATCGCCACCGGGCTGATCGACGAGATGGAGCACTTCAGCCTGATCGATGCCCAGCAAATGGTCGAGCGCCTGGTCGGTACCTGCCGCAGCAATACCCTGGCGCCGATCAAGGGCCACAGCTTTGCCCTGACCCTGCTCGACGGCCTGTCCAGCCGTGAGGAGATGGTGCTCGCGGCGCTCAGCGCCGCCCTCGGGGATATTCCGCATTTTGGCGGTTCGGCCGGTGACGACAACTACCTGACCCGCACCCACGTGTACTTCGGCGGCGCGTTCCATAATGGCGCGGCGGTGGTGGTGCTGGTCAATACCTGGCTCGACTTCGAGGTGTTCACCACCCACCACATCCTGCCGCGGCAGGACAAGCTGGTGGTCACCGGTGCCGACAGTGCCTTGCGCCGGGTCTATGAACTGAATGCCGAGCCGGCAGCCGAGGAGTACGCCCGGCACATCGGCGTGCCGGTGGCAGCGCTCGACCATCAGGTTTTCGCCGCCCACCCGCTGGCCGTACGCATCCATGACCAGTACTACGTGCGAGCGATCCAGCAAGTTCACCCGGACCAGAGCCTGAGCTTCTACTGCGCGGTGGAGAACGGCATCGTCCTCACCGCCATGACGCCGGGCCCGCTGTTGCCCAATCTGCACCAGCTGTTCGACGGCCTGCAGCAGCGTCTCGGCCCACTGTTGCTGACCATCGGTTGCGATTGCTTCCTGCGGCGGCTGGAACTGGAAGGCCAGCACGGCCTGGAGCCGATCGGCGCGTTCCTGCGCGAGCAGCGGGTGATCGGCTTCAACACCTACGGAGAACAGTTCAATGGCATGCACATCAACCAGACCTTCACCGGCGTCGCCATTGCCCGCAACCGGCCTCCCGTCAATCGCTGA
- a CDS encoding porin, with protein MYNNKNLSPRLLAAVTVSLSSLCLSSVAEAEIMLYDKDQTTFSTDGYINAFYVNSDVDREGEQFDRRQSRVKMGFLPNYLGFNMGKQVDDLKLGARASFWVTINDSETNGTDTAIDVRQFYGTVANPEWGEVLIGKDFGLFARSNILLDELLAGYGQVSDTLGLVDGGGVSFGNIGSGYPYPFPTSQITYRTPVMDGLRVAVGIMDPVDTNDSSPTGKAYQENPRTESEITYQFDLGGAQIYSWVNGSYQTSDNTDPAVQSVTSKGVGYGVQAKMGGLSLTGSGFQAKGINPFFTNNAGEPTLRNVDSDGYLLQGSYKFGKNRLALSYGKTKDDGNGAVDSGADYETRGIALFHDINDNLKLVAEYNQFSIDGHETSAQDEDTDTFAVGAVLTW; from the coding sequence ATGTACAACAATAAGAATCTGTCCCCCCGTTTGCTGGCGGCTGTCACCGTCAGCCTGTCGAGCCTTTGCCTGAGCAGTGTCGCCGAGGCCGAGATCATGCTGTACGACAAGGACCAGACGACGTTTTCCACCGACGGCTATATCAATGCCTTCTACGTCAACAGCGATGTCGACCGCGAGGGTGAGCAGTTCGACCGCCGCCAGTCGCGGGTGAAGATGGGTTTCCTGCCCAACTACCTGGGCTTCAACATGGGCAAGCAGGTCGACGACCTCAAGCTCGGCGCGCGCGCTTCGTTCTGGGTGACCATCAACGACAGCGAAACCAACGGCACCGACACCGCCATCGACGTGCGCCAGTTCTACGGTACCGTGGCCAACCCGGAATGGGGCGAGGTGCTGATCGGCAAGGATTTCGGCCTGTTTGCCCGCTCCAACATCCTGCTCGACGAACTGCTGGCCGGTTATGGCCAGGTCAGTGACACCCTGGGCCTGGTGGACGGCGGCGGGGTATCGTTCGGCAACATCGGCAGCGGCTACCCATACCCGTTCCCCACCTCGCAGATCACCTACCGCACCCCGGTGATGGACGGCCTGCGCGTCGCGGTCGGCATCATGGACCCGGTGGACACCAACGACAGCAGCCCGACCGGCAAGGCCTACCAGGAAAACCCGCGCACCGAAAGCGAGATCACCTACCAGTTCGACCTGGGCGGGGCGCAGATCTACAGCTGGGTCAACGGCAGCTACCAGACCTCCGACAACACCGACCCGGCAGTGCAATCGGTCACCTCCAAAGGTGTTGGCTACGGGGTGCAGGCGAAGATGGGCGGGCTGTCGCTGACCGGTTCGGGGTTCCAGGCCAAAGGCATCAACCCGTTCTTCACCAACAACGCTGGCGAACCGACCTTGCGCAATGTCGACAGTGACGGCTACCTGCTGCAGGGCTCGTACAAGTTCGGCAAGAACCGCCTGGCGCTGTCCTATGGCAAGACCAAGGACGATGGCAACGGCGCGGTCGACAGTGGTGCGGATTATGAAACCCGTGGCATCGCGCTGTTCCACGACATCAATGACAACCTCAAGCTGGTTGCCGAGTACAACCAGTTTTCCATCGATGGGCATGAAACCAGTGCCCAGGACGAAGACACCGATACCTTCGCGGTGGGGGCGGTGTTGACCTGGTAA